A window of Longispora fulva contains these coding sequences:
- a CDS encoding class IV adenylate cyclase gives MPIEVERKAVVRDEQHVVDQLRALAVGVSSTYRDVYYDWDDRALERDGRRELRLRVVEVSDGSRTAVLTYKGAMLDGASTPEFETEVSDPEMMDTILTGLGLGHTIAYQKRCQNFRFTVAGRAVVATVVRVPELEPTFVEVESIVETAEEIPAASTVVDQVLADLGVSPVDVTEEFYIDMVTARRAGLGA, from the coding sequence ATGCCCATCGAGGTCGAACGCAAGGCGGTCGTGCGCGACGAGCAGCACGTCGTCGACCAACTCCGCGCGCTGGCGGTCGGCGTGTCCAGCACCTACCGGGACGTCTACTACGACTGGGACGACCGTGCGCTGGAACGCGATGGCCGTCGGGAGCTGCGGTTGCGGGTCGTGGAGGTGTCCGACGGGAGCAGGACGGCAGTGCTGACGTACAAGGGGGCGATGCTCGACGGTGCCAGTACCCCGGAGTTCGAGACCGAGGTGTCGGATCCGGAGATGATGGACACCATCCTCACCGGTCTGGGGCTGGGGCACACGATCGCCTACCAGAAACGCTGCCAGAACTTCCGGTTCACGGTGGCCGGCCGCGCCGTCGTCGCCACCGTCGTCCGGGTACCCGAACTGGAGCCGACCTTCGTCGAGGTCGAATCGATCGTGGAGACCGCCGAGGAGATCCCAGCGGCCTCGACTGTCGTGGACCAGGTGCTAGCTGACCTCGGCGTCAGCCCCGTGGACGTCACTGAGGAGTTCTACATCGACATGGTGACCGCTAGGCGGGCCGGCCTCGGAGCGTAG
- a CDS encoding TatD family hydrolase — protein sequence MRIFDPHLHASARTTDDYEDLHAAGVRAVLEPASWAGQPRTSAGSQVDYFEALLGWEPFRAAQYGIAHHCALGLNPREANEPGCAEVLDELPRFLGRDRVLAVGEVGYDAMTPAEDVAFARQVELAAAHRLPVLVHTPHRDKALGVRRSIDVVRESGIDPEWVVLDQLDEETAPLAADAGCWLGFTVYPEAKLSPARLVGLVAEYGPERVLVGSAADWGRTDPLLTRVAAGALLAAGHSPAEVEGVLWDNPVRCYGRSGRLRLEVAEVPDRHAGNSIRRG from the coding sequence ATGCGCATTTTCGACCCGCATCTGCACGCCTCGGCCCGCACCACCGACGACTACGAGGACCTGCACGCCGCCGGGGTGCGCGCCGTGCTGGAGCCCGCGTCGTGGGCCGGGCAGCCCCGCACGTCGGCCGGCTCCCAGGTGGACTACTTCGAGGCGCTGCTGGGCTGGGAGCCGTTCCGGGCCGCGCAGTACGGGATCGCGCACCACTGCGCGCTGGGCCTCAACCCGCGCGAGGCCAACGAGCCCGGCTGCGCCGAGGTCCTCGACGAGCTGCCCCGGTTCCTCGGCCGCGACCGGGTGCTGGCCGTGGGCGAGGTCGGCTACGACGCCATGACCCCGGCCGAGGACGTCGCGTTCGCCCGGCAGGTGGAACTCGCCGCAGCGCACCGTCTGCCGGTGCTCGTGCACACCCCGCACCGGGACAAGGCGCTCGGCGTGCGGCGCAGCATCGACGTGGTGCGCGAGTCGGGCATCGACCCGGAGTGGGTGGTGCTCGACCAGCTGGACGAGGAGACCGCCCCGCTGGCCGCCGACGCCGGCTGCTGGCTCGGCTTCACGGTGTACCCCGAGGCGAAGCTGAGCCCCGCCCGACTCGTGGGGCTGGTCGCCGAGTACGGGCCGGAGCGGGTCCTGGTCGGCTCGGCGGCCGACTGGGGCCGGACGGACCCGCTGCTGACCCGGGTCGCCGCCGGGGCGCTGCTGGCCGCCGGGCACTCCCCCGCCGAGGTCGAGGGGGTGCTGTGGGACAACCCGGTGCGGTGCTACGGGCGGTCGGGGCGGCTGCGGCTGGAGGTGGCCGAGGTGCCGGACCGGCACGCGGGCAACTCGATCCGGCGGGGATAG
- a CDS encoding beta-propeller domain-containing protein, which produces MRRKRWGGIGLVLATGLSLVGCTPDEKAPVFQDPGVTTGSLRLVAYDSCQAAMDSLRAAAKSAVGPYGFGGYGPMFAKGGDARAAEAAPGAAGVPAAPKQGEDYSGTNTNEKDVDEPDLVKTDGKRIVTVAGGSLRVVDVASRKVTGELKLEDYGADELLLSGDRVLVLSHGGWSQPLAKAAVPDQQSLGSTITLVDLSGAPRVAGTLSVDGSYLDARQVGSTVRVVVRSAPRVVFSYDQRNLTPDQRVEANRTLIDRSGPDEWLPRYRLDVDGATSTGRVDCAQVSRPEVYSGASMLTVYSLDLAARTLGSGDPTTVVADGDTVYGTGSSLYIANDDRWRVWFWAGRDGVGRTPPRDRTQIFQFDTSKPGRPVYVASGEVPGWLLNQYSLSEFDGRLRVATTSDQRIWGGTERGASHSGVYVLRRKGADLAEVGKVDGLGRGERIYAVRFVGPTGYVVTFRQVDPLYVLDLRRPEEPKVTGELTISGYSAYLHPAGDGRLIGVGQEASEQGRVQGTQVSLFDVKDPAKPWRLAQYVLAGAYSEAEFDPHAFLYWPKTGLLVIPVYARSGPGGVALALKVAGSSVTELGRVTLDSGQIRRSLVIGETLWTVSEAGLKASDLSTMAPQAWVPFA; this is translated from the coding sequence ATGAGACGCAAGCGTTGGGGCGGCATCGGCCTGGTACTCGCCACGGGACTCTCCCTGGTCGGGTGCACGCCGGACGAGAAGGCGCCCGTGTTCCAGGACCCCGGGGTGACGACAGGCAGCCTGCGCCTCGTCGCGTACGACTCCTGCCAGGCCGCGATGGACAGCCTGCGCGCGGCGGCGAAGAGCGCCGTCGGCCCGTACGGGTTCGGTGGCTACGGCCCGATGTTCGCCAAGGGTGGCGACGCGCGGGCCGCCGAGGCCGCGCCCGGTGCGGCGGGAGTGCCGGCGGCCCCGAAGCAGGGCGAGGACTATTCCGGGACGAACACCAACGAAAAAGACGTCGATGAGCCGGACCTGGTCAAGACGGACGGCAAGCGGATCGTCACCGTCGCCGGCGGCAGCCTGCGCGTGGTCGACGTCGCGAGCCGGAAGGTCACCGGCGAACTCAAGCTCGAGGACTACGGCGCCGACGAGCTGCTGCTGTCAGGTGACCGCGTCCTTGTGCTTTCTCACGGCGGTTGGTCCCAACCGTTGGCGAAGGCGGCGGTGCCCGACCAGCAGTCCCTCGGCTCCACGATCACGCTGGTGGACCTGTCCGGCGCGCCCAGGGTCGCCGGCACCCTCTCCGTCGACGGCTCCTATCTGGACGCCCGGCAGGTCGGCAGCACGGTCCGGGTCGTGGTCCGTTCCGCGCCCCGGGTCGTCTTCTCCTACGACCAGCGGAACCTGACCCCGGACCAGCGGGTCGAGGCCAACCGCACGCTCATCGACCGGTCGGGCCCCGACGAGTGGCTGCCCCGGTACCGGCTCGACGTCGACGGCGCGACCAGCACCGGGCGGGTCGACTGCGCCCAGGTCAGCAGGCCCGAGGTGTACTCCGGGGCCAGCATGCTCACGGTCTACAGCCTCGACCTCGCGGCCCGGACCCTCGGCTCCGGCGACCCGACGACCGTCGTCGCCGATGGGGACACCGTCTACGGCACCGGTTCCAGCCTGTACATCGCCAACGACGACCGGTGGCGGGTGTGGTTCTGGGCCGGGCGGGACGGTGTCGGGCGGACCCCGCCGCGCGACCGGACCCAGATCTTCCAGTTCGACACGTCCAAGCCGGGCCGGCCGGTGTACGTGGCCTCCGGCGAGGTCCCCGGTTGGCTGCTCAACCAGTACTCGCTGTCGGAGTTCGACGGGCGGCTGCGGGTGGCCACCACCTCCGACCAGCGGATCTGGGGCGGCACCGAGCGGGGCGCCTCGCACAGCGGGGTGTACGTGCTCCGCCGCAAGGGCGCCGACCTCGCCGAGGTCGGGAAGGTCGACGGCCTGGGCAGGGGCGAGCGGATCTACGCCGTCCGGTTCGTCGGGCCCACCGGGTACGTGGTGACGTTCCGCCAGGTCGACCCGCTGTACGTGCTCGACCTGCGCCGGCCGGAGGAGCCGAAGGTCACGGGCGAACTCACGATCAGCGGGTACTCGGCGTACCTGCACCCGGCCGGCGACGGCCGCCTGATCGGGGTCGGCCAGGAGGCCAGCGAGCAGGGCCGGGTGCAGGGCACCCAGGTGTCGCTGTTCGACGTGAAGGATCCGGCGAAGCCCTGGCGGCTGGCCCAGTACGTGCTCGCCGGGGCCTACTCCGAGGCGGAGTTCGACCCGCACGCGTTCCTGTACTGGCCGAAGACCGGCCTGCTCGTGATCCCGGTGTACGCGAGGTCCGGCCCCGGCGGGGTGGCCCTGGCACTGAAGGTCGCCGGCTCCTCGGTGACGGAACTGGGCCGGGTCACCCTCGACTCCGGGCAGATCCGCCGGTCGCTGGTGATCGGCGAGACCTTGTGGACGGTCTCCGAGGCGGGCCTGAAGGCCAGCGACCTGTCGACCATGGCCCCCCAGGCGTGGGTGCCCTTCGCGTGA
- a CDS encoding Dyp-type peroxidase, giving the protein MRRLALLIAAFAALVVLPASPASAHTVGGVGATNFHTTLSALSPAAPGVRLAVIENGSRLELRNTGPTEVTVRGYADEPYLRVGPDGVYENRQSPAAYLNQSRYAQVTVPPGVSPKNQPDWHKVADEPVYRWHDHRIHWMLNTLPPAVAAAPTEAHRITAWSITLVQDGRPLTATGTLEWRPGPQPWGWFAAVGLGILAVGAIGALRRPYRALIAATVAMIAADVVHAAGIALVTPGSVLDRIGAFVGGDLLQITCWFVLVLALLALRKGYVVGAWLAAGGAAMIALTSGMSDAPVFWRSSAPFAWSAALNRGTLAVTVALGFGLLVALPFVVRSQKAVAGVGSDGGGEAGEAAVPGDVGPGVGGAPAPPTPGDPAEPVTPDDPAGSGTPDGPGAEDPAPVASSDVPRRRFVEIAGAAGLGGVAGAALGYASAPDRPTEPVAPPTRTGQEKVAFHGPHQAGILSPARRQAQGWIGAFDLVDGAGTPAARELLRRWTDAARALTSGRRAVVDNLISAGLGPASLTVTVGFGPTFFDKLGLTRPEALAPLPAFAGERLDPARGDGDLGVVIAAEDPLVVQEAVRTLTRLAAGVARPRWGMSGFGAAKGSAADDGATQRNLMGFLDGTGNPKPAEQVFVTDGPAWLRGGSYLVFRRIRMLLDDWDATTVDRQAQVIGRRKDSGAPTTGGTETTPADFGAQEPGGGLVIRPDAHVRLATPAFNNGAAMVRRGFSYADGPGDSGLLFLAWQADPRRGFIPVQRRLVDADALNAFIRHETSALFAMPAGVDATGYLGQGLLDA; this is encoded by the coding sequence ATGCGCCGGCTAGCGCTCCTGATCGCCGCCTTCGCCGCGCTCGTCGTCCTGCCGGCGAGCCCGGCCAGCGCGCACACCGTCGGCGGGGTCGGTGCGACGAACTTCCACACCACGTTGTCCGCGTTGTCCCCGGCCGCGCCGGGCGTGCGGCTCGCCGTGATCGAGAACGGCAGCCGGCTCGAACTGCGCAACACCGGACCCACCGAGGTCACGGTCCGGGGATACGCCGACGAGCCCTACCTGCGGGTCGGCCCCGACGGGGTGTACGAGAACCGCCAGTCCCCCGCCGCCTACCTCAACCAGAGCCGCTACGCCCAGGTCACGGTGCCGCCCGGGGTGTCGCCGAAGAACCAGCCCGACTGGCACAAGGTCGCCGACGAGCCGGTGTACCGCTGGCACGACCACCGGATCCACTGGATGCTCAACACCCTGCCGCCGGCCGTGGCCGCCGCCCCGACCGAGGCGCACCGGATCACGGCGTGGAGCATCACCCTCGTCCAGGACGGCCGGCCGCTGACCGCCACCGGCACCCTGGAGTGGCGGCCCGGCCCGCAGCCGTGGGGCTGGTTCGCCGCCGTCGGGCTGGGGATCCTCGCGGTCGGGGCGATCGGGGCGCTCCGCCGGCCGTACCGGGCGCTGATCGCCGCGACCGTGGCGATGATCGCGGCGGACGTGGTGCACGCCGCCGGGATCGCGCTCGTGACGCCCGGGTCGGTGCTGGACCGGATCGGGGCGTTCGTCGGCGGGGACCTGTTGCAGATCACGTGCTGGTTCGTGCTGGTGCTGGCGTTGCTGGCGCTGCGCAAGGGGTACGTGGTCGGGGCGTGGCTCGCCGCCGGCGGCGCGGCGATGATCGCGCTGACCAGCGGGATGTCGGACGCGCCGGTGTTCTGGCGGTCGTCGGCTCCGTTCGCGTGGTCGGCGGCGCTGAACCGGGGCACGCTGGCGGTGACGGTGGCTCTGGGGTTCGGGTTGCTCGTGGCGCTGCCGTTCGTGGTGCGGAGTCAGAAGGCGGTTGCGGGGGTCGGCTCGGACGGGGGCGGGGAGGCCGGGGAGGCCGCCGTGCCTGGGGATGTGGGGCCTGGGGTGGGCGGCGCGCCAGCGCCGCCCACCCCAGGCGACCCGGCCGAGCCGGTGACCCCGGACGACCCGGCCGGGTCGGGCACTCCGGATGGCCCCGGTGCGGAGGACCCCGCGCCCGTGGCCAGCTCCGACGTGCCCCGTCGCCGTTTCGTCGAGATCGCCGGTGCCGCCGGCCTCGGCGGTGTCGCCGGCGCGGCCCTCGGCTACGCGAGCGCTCCGGACAGACCGACCGAACCCGTGGCACCCCCCACTCGTACCGGTCAGGAGAAGGTCGCCTTCCACGGTCCGCACCAGGCCGGCATCCTCAGCCCGGCACGGCGTCAGGCCCAGGGGTGGATCGGCGCGTTCGACCTGGTCGACGGCGCGGGCACCCCGGCGGCGCGCGAACTCCTGCGCCGCTGGACCGACGCGGCCCGCGCCCTCACCTCCGGCCGGCGCGCCGTCGTGGACAACCTGATCAGCGCGGGACTCGGCCCGGCGTCCCTGACCGTCACGGTCGGCTTCGGGCCGACGTTCTTCGACAAACTGGGCCTGACCCGGCCGGAGGCGCTCGCCCCGCTGCCGGCGTTCGCTGGCGAGCGCCTCGACCCGGCGCGTGGCGACGGCGACCTGGGCGTGGTGATCGCCGCCGAGGATCCCCTCGTGGTGCAGGAGGCGGTCCGGACGCTGACCCGGCTCGCGGCCGGGGTCGCCCGGCCCCGGTGGGGCATGTCCGGCTTCGGGGCCGCGAAGGGGTCGGCGGCCGACGACGGCGCGACCCAGCGCAACCTGATGGGCTTCCTGGACGGCACGGGCAACCCGAAACCGGCGGAGCAGGTCTTCGTGACCGACGGCCCCGCCTGGCTGAGAGGCGGCTCGTACCTGGTGTTCCGCCGGATCCGGATGCTCCTCGACGACTGGGACGCGACCACCGTCGACCGGCAGGCCCAGGTGATCGGCCGGCGCAAGGACAGCGGCGCGCCGACCACCGGCGGCACCGAGACCACGCCGGCGGACTTCGGCGCGCAGGAGCCGGGCGGCGGTCTGGTGATCCGCCCCGACGCGCACGTGCGGCTCGCGACGCCGGCGTTCAACAACGGGGCGGCGATGGTCCGCCGGGGTTTCAGCTACGCCGACGGCCCCGGGGACAGTGGACTGTTGTTCCTGGCCTGGCAGGCCGACCCGCGCCGGGGGTTCATCCCGGTGCAGCGCCGGCTGGTCGACGCTGATGCGCTCAACGCCTTCATCCGGCACGAGACCAGCGCGCTGTTCGCGATGCCCGCCGGCGTCGACGCCACCGGCTACCTGGGACAGGGGCTCCTCGATGCGTAA
- a CDS encoding cupredoxin domain-containing protein, whose amino-acid sequence MRKLLALLLALPLLGGCAVWGPEGGPNGAGIPRPSAVATTETATDAILGADGVQRVTITVTDKLRFEPSEVRAKVGTIEFTIRNTGGSPHTFGVGADKLDNINGGETRTLRVTVDRPGSYPYPCAYHGSVGMRGTLDVR is encoded by the coding sequence ATGCGTAAACTCCTCGCCCTGCTGCTCGCGCTGCCCCTGCTGGGCGGCTGCGCCGTCTGGGGACCGGAGGGCGGCCCGAACGGCGCCGGCATCCCGAGGCCCAGCGCCGTGGCCACGACCGAGACGGCCACGGACGCGATCCTCGGCGCGGACGGCGTGCAGCGGGTGACCATCACGGTGACCGACAAGCTGCGGTTCGAGCCGTCGGAGGTACGGGCGAAGGTCGGCACGATCGAGTTCACGATCCGCAACACGGGCGGCTCGCCGCACACGTTCGGGGTGGGCGCCGACAAGCTGGACAACATCAACGGCGGGGAGACCCGGACGCTGCGGGTCACTGTGGACCGGCCGGGCAGTTACCCGTACCCGTGCGCGTACCACGGCAGCGTGGGGATGCGCGGCACGCTCGACGTGCGCTGA
- a CDS encoding MIP/aquaporin family protein translates to MSTSLQRLLSEALGTFTLVFFGATAAASAASGAYGQAVAYTLALTLAVWLVGGVSGAHLNPAITLVMAARNRFAWRDVPGYVVAQLVGGIAGSLLIWAAVGTKGAGLGATSLSAGTNVWEGLLAEALAGFLLGAAYYAFHVQGRLSGGLGALGVGLAYGTGILALGGFTGASANLARSVAPQVTLALSGGKSDWSDMWVYLVGPVVGILVGVLVVDTVLKATAEAKASD, encoded by the coding sequence ATGAGCACCAGCCTGCAACGTCTCCTCAGTGAGGCGCTCGGCACCTTCACCCTCGTCTTCTTCGGCGCGACCGCGGCGGCGTCCGCCGCGTCCGGCGCGTACGGCCAGGCCGTCGCCTACACCCTGGCCCTCACCCTGGCCGTCTGGCTCGTCGGCGGCGTGTCCGGCGCGCACCTCAACCCGGCGATCACCCTCGTGATGGCCGCCCGCAACCGGTTCGCGTGGCGCGACGTCCCCGGTTACGTCGTCGCCCAGCTCGTCGGAGGGATCGCCGGCAGCCTGCTGATCTGGGCCGCCGTCGGCACCAAGGGCGCCGGCCTCGGGGCCACCTCGCTCAGCGCCGGCACGAACGTGTGGGAGGGCCTGCTCGCCGAGGCTCTCGCCGGCTTCCTGCTCGGCGCGGCGTACTACGCCTTCCACGTCCAGGGCCGCCTCTCCGGCGGACTGGGCGCCCTGGGCGTCGGCCTCGCGTACGGCACCGGCATCCTCGCCCTCGGCGGCTTCACCGGGGCGTCGGCCAACCTGGCCCGCAGCGTCGCCCCGCAGGTCACCCTCGCCCTCTCGGGCGGCAAGAGCGACTGGTCGGACATGTGGGTCTACCTCGTCGGCCCCGTGGTCGGCATCCTGGTCGGCGTCCTCGTCGTCGACACCGTCCTGAAGGCCACGGCCGAGGCCAAGGCCTCCGACTGA
- a CDS encoding L,D-transpeptidase codes for MARRRLMVGVAATAAMALALTGCGSGKSDKNPQGSGSSGPNKASAAQVTPADKDVNVPVSAEIEVKSGGKAADVKVSGPKGEVKGAPRADGSSWVPAEPLGYDTQYTVKVGESASTFTTMSSPPNRVNVHVYVTDNTVYGQAMPIVMEFKDYEVPKEQRAAVEKRLFVTSTPAQVGAWHWFSGSHVEYRPKDYWQPDTKVDVRYALGGLPLGGDKYGQYDVTSEFTIDHDKRELVVDNNTKLMVATLNGVEVKSMPVSLGKPSKPSFHGTMVVMEKLAKTVFDSGTYGVPATSPDGYKADIEWAQRMTWDGQFIHSAPWSVADQGHNNVSHGCVNVSADNAKWTFDFTKVGDPIVVKNTEQALQPGNGWTAWDLSWTDYLKGSALPPPAN; via the coding sequence ATGGCGCGTAGACGACTGATGGTGGGCGTGGCCGCGACGGCCGCGATGGCCCTTGCCCTGACCGGTTGCGGCTCGGGCAAGTCCGACAAGAATCCGCAGGGCTCCGGTTCGTCCGGCCCGAACAAGGCCTCGGCGGCGCAGGTGACGCCCGCCGACAAGGACGTCAACGTGCCGGTCTCGGCGGAGATCGAGGTGAAGAGCGGCGGAAAGGCCGCAGACGTCAAGGTCAGCGGGCCGAAGGGCGAGGTCAAGGGCGCACCACGCGCCGACGGCAGCTCCTGGGTGCCGGCCGAGCCGCTCGGCTACGACACGCAGTACACGGTAAAGGTCGGGGAGTCGGCGAGCACGTTCACGACGATGTCCAGCCCGCCGAACCGGGTCAACGTGCATGTGTACGTGACGGACAACACCGTCTACGGCCAGGCCATGCCGATCGTGATGGAGTTCAAGGACTACGAGGTGCCCAAGGAGCAGCGCGCGGCTGTCGAGAAGCGGCTGTTCGTGACGAGCACCCCGGCGCAGGTCGGCGCGTGGCACTGGTTCAGTGGCAGCCACGTGGAGTACCGGCCGAAGGACTACTGGCAGCCCGACACCAAGGTCGACGTCCGCTACGCGCTGGGCGGCCTCCCGCTCGGCGGCGACAAGTACGGCCAGTACGACGTGACGAGCGAGTTCACCATCGACCACGACAAGCGCGAGCTGGTGGTGGACAACAACACCAAGCTGATGGTCGCCACCCTCAACGGCGTCGAGGTCAAGAGCATGCCGGTCAGTCTGGGCAAGCCGAGCAAGCCTTCGTTCCACGGCACGATGGTCGTCATGGAGAAGCTGGCGAAGACGGTCTTCGACTCCGGCACGTACGGCGTCCCGGCCACCTCCCCCGACGGCTACAAGGCCGACATCGAGTGGGCCCAGCGGATGACGTGGGACGGCCAGTTCATCCACTCCGCGCCGTGGTCGGTGGCCGACCAGGGCCACAACAACGTGTCGCACGGCTGCGTGAACGTCTCCGCCGACAACGCGAAGTGGACGTTCGACTTCACCAAGGTCGGCGACCCGATCGTGGTCAAGAACACCGAGCAGGCACTGCAGCCGGGCAACGGCTGGACCGCCTGGGACCTCTCGTGGACCGACTACCTCAAGGGCTCGGCCCTGCCGCCACCGGCGAACTGA
- a CDS encoding precorrin-8X methylmutase, which translates to MRTPHPIEVESYRILRATCDTHGLPPHSRDVVERMVHTSADESWCADLILDESALAAGAAALDGGAPLVVDAETVSAGIAAYPSLCLMESEAAYDISVRTGITLPAAGFQLAASRVADGAVWVAGSSPTALWELLRLAEGGVLRPALVIGLPAGFVGAAEAKAALRRSGLPAISNVSAKGGAVVAAAAVNALLYGDIY; encoded by the coding sequence GTGAGAACTCCGCACCCGATCGAAGTCGAGTCCTACCGGATCCTGCGGGCCACCTGTGACACCCATGGCCTCCCACCCCACAGTCGTGACGTCGTCGAGCGGATGGTGCACACCAGCGCCGACGAGAGCTGGTGTGCCGACCTGATCCTCGACGAGAGTGCCCTGGCGGCCGGAGCCGCCGCCCTGGACGGAGGCGCGCCCCTCGTGGTCGACGCCGAAACCGTGTCCGCCGGCATCGCGGCGTACCCGTCGCTGTGCCTGATGGAGAGCGAGGCCGCCTACGACATCTCCGTCCGGACCGGCATCACCCTGCCGGCCGCCGGCTTCCAACTCGCGGCCTCCCGGGTCGCCGACGGCGCGGTCTGGGTCGCGGGCAGCTCGCCCACCGCGCTGTGGGAGCTGCTCCGGCTCGCCGAGGGCGGGGTGCTCCGCCCGGCCCTGGTGATCGGCCTGCCCGCCGGTTTCGTCGGGGCGGCCGAGGCCAAGGCTGCGCTGCGCCGCAGTGGTCTGCCGGCGATCTCCAACGTGAGCGCCAAGGGGGGTGCGGTGGTCGCGGCAGCGGCCGTCAACGCGCTGCTCTACGGCGACATCTACTGA
- a CDS encoding cobalamin biosynthesis protein, with the protein MGSAWGGGGRLVVGVGARAGVTAEELTAAVAEVLAAIGAGMDSVERLVTVAAKVTEPGILAVADAAGWPIVGYPAADLAAVSPPHPSAVVHAAVGTPSVAEAAVLLTGATLVVPKSSSGRITLAVGVLS; encoded by the coding sequence GTGGGTAGCGCGTGGGGTGGCGGCGGGCGGCTGGTCGTCGGGGTCGGGGCCCGGGCCGGGGTGACCGCCGAGGAGCTGACGGCGGCTGTCGCGGAGGTTTTGGCCGCCATCGGTGCGGGTATGGACAGTGTGGAACGCCTGGTGACGGTGGCCGCGAAGGTCACCGAGCCGGGCATTCTCGCCGTGGCGGACGCTGCCGGCTGGCCGATCGTGGGCTACCCGGCCGCCGACCTGGCCGCGGTCTCTCCGCCCCACCCGTCAGCGGTGGTGCACGCGGCCGTCGGGACGCCGAGCGTCGCTGAGGCCGCAGTGTTGCTGACCGGGGCCACCCTCGTGGTTCCCAAGAGTTCATCCGGGCGAATCACCCTGGCTGTAGGGGTTTTGTCCTAG
- a CDS encoding cobyrinate a,c-diamide synthase, with amino-acid sequence MVADRGPAAPGGAVSLAVPRVVIAAPASGHGKTTVATGLLAALTAAGHRAAGFKAGPDYIDPGYHSLACGRPGRNLDPVLVGEELIAPLFAHGAAGSEVAIVEGVMGLYDGAVGRGDFSSTAHVAHLLDAPVVMVVDTSSQGRSVAAVLHGFRSFPGAPRISGVILNRVGSDRHEQLLRDACEEVGTPVLGVLRRHAVISAPSRHLGLVPAVERSAAARESVAALAVLMADLVEPVLSVARTAPPLVTTPWSAPVLERASRPVIAVAGGPAFSFGYAETTELLTAAGADVVTFDPLRDSALPAGTRGLVVGGGFPEVYAGELSANTSLRAEVAALAGTGAPVAAECAGLLWLARSLDGAPMCGVLDAEAKMTETLTLGYRDAVAASDSWLAPAGTRQSGHEFHRTAVTPGAGPSPAWVSAHGREGFVSGGVHASYLHLHWAARPEIAARMVAACG; translated from the coding sequence GTGGTAGCCGACCGGGGCCCCGCCGCACCGGGCGGCGCGGTGTCCCTCGCCGTGCCCCGGGTCGTGATCGCGGCCCCCGCCTCCGGGCACGGCAAGACCACCGTGGCCACCGGCCTGCTCGCCGCGCTGACGGCCGCCGGGCACCGGGCCGCCGGCTTCAAGGCCGGCCCCGACTACATCGACCCCGGCTACCACTCCCTGGCGTGCGGCCGGCCCGGGCGCAACCTGGACCCGGTGCTCGTCGGCGAGGAGCTGATCGCGCCCCTGTTCGCGCACGGGGCCGCCGGCTCCGAGGTCGCGATCGTCGAGGGCGTGATGGGCCTGTACGACGGGGCCGTCGGCCGGGGCGACTTCAGCTCCACGGCGCACGTCGCGCACCTGCTCGACGCGCCGGTGGTGATGGTCGTGGACACGTCCTCGCAGGGCCGGTCGGTGGCGGCGGTGCTGCACGGCTTCCGGTCGTTCCCCGGCGCGCCCCGGATCAGCGGCGTCATCCTGAACCGGGTCGGCTCCGACCGGCACGAGCAGCTGCTCCGCGACGCGTGCGAGGAGGTCGGCACCCCGGTGCTCGGCGTCCTGCGCCGGCATGCCGTGATCTCCGCGCCGTCCCGGCACCTGGGGCTGGTGCCGGCCGTGGAGCGCTCGGCGGCGGCCAGGGAGTCCGTGGCGGCCCTCGCGGTGCTGATGGCCGACCTGGTCGAACCGGTGCTTTCCGTCGCGCGTACGGCTCCGCCGCTGGTCACGACGCCCTGGTCCGCTCCGGTACTGGAGCGCGCGTCCCGGCCGGTGATCGCCGTGGCCGGCGGGCCGGCGTTCTCGTTCGGCTACGCCGAGACCACCGAACTGCTCACCGCCGCCGGGGCCGACGTGGTCACCTTCGACCCGCTGCGGGACTCCGCGCTGCCCGCGGGCACCCGGGGCCTGGTCGTCGGCGGCGGCTTCCCCGAGGTGTACGCGGGCGAACTGTCCGCCAACACCTCCCTGCGCGCCGAGGTCGCAGCCCTGGCCGGCACCGGGGCCCCGGTCGCAGCCGAGTGCGCCGGACTGCTCTGGCTGGCACGGTCCCTCGACGGCGCGCCGATGTGCGGGGTCCTCGACGCCGAGGCGAAGATGACCGAGACCCTGACATTGGGGTACCGCGACGCGGTCGCCGCGTCCGACAGCTGGCTCGCGCCGGCCGGCACCCGCCAGTCGGGGCACGAGTTCCACCGCACCGCGGTCACGCCCGGGGCCGGTCCGTCGCCGGCCTGGGTGAGCGCGCACGGCCGGGAGGGGTTCGTGTCCGGCGGAGTGCACGCCTCCTATCTGCATCTGCACTGGGCGGCCCGGCCGGAGATCGCGGCCAGGATGGTGGCGGCGTGCGGGTAG